One window of Gloeothece citriformis PCC 7424 genomic DNA carries:
- a CDS encoding GTP-binding protein: MTQSPSPQETHLKLARTSLQQALAWYTSFRRHWNYPPNIDLQSAVRTDLQTLKSALEKLEQNVIKIATFGLVSRGKSAVVNALLGEKVLQTGPLHGVTQWPRSVRWTPGSGKVQIELIDTPGLDEIEGEARAQMAREVAYQADLILFVVAGDITRTEYQALWELRKSQKPILIVFNKIDLYPEKDRQEIYQQLQTWATGKEKIILSEELTKDEIVMVAAEPHPVPVRIEWPDGRITEEWETPPPQIDELKTKIFTILNQEGRSLLALNALFQAREAEANIAKKTVEIRQQEAEELIWKYAKYKALAVAVNPLGILDILGAFIADLALIRALARLYGLPITNYEATKLWRTIVLSSGGLLVGEILSSLIIGVGKSAAAVTSMFENPTALTIYGGAALTQGGIAGYGTYAIGKAAQTYLERGCSWGPMGASTVIQQILSQIEPNTIIYRLRQDLS, translated from the coding sequence GTGACTCAATCTCCATCCCCACAAGAAACCCATCTCAAACTGGCGCGTACCAGCTTACAACAAGCCTTAGCTTGGTATACCAGTTTTCGCCGTCATTGGAATTATCCCCCTAATATAGACCTTCAATCTGCCGTCAGAACAGACTTACAAACCCTTAAATCTGCTTTAGAAAAGCTAGAACAAAATGTTATTAAAATTGCCACTTTTGGGTTAGTCAGTCGGGGAAAATCTGCCGTTGTTAACGCTTTATTAGGAGAAAAAGTGTTACAGACTGGCCCCCTTCATGGGGTGACTCAATGGCCGCGATCGGTACGTTGGACTCCTGGGAGTGGTAAAGTACAAATAGAATTAATCGACACTCCTGGGTTAGACGAAATTGAAGGGGAAGCTAGGGCACAAATGGCGCGAGAAGTGGCTTATCAAGCGGATTTAATCCTGTTTGTGGTGGCCGGAGATATTACCCGCACTGAATATCAAGCCTTATGGGAACTGAGAAAAAGTCAAAAACCCATATTGATAGTATTTAATAAAATTGACCTCTATCCAGAGAAAGATCGTCAGGAAATTTATCAACAATTGCAAACATGGGCAACGGGTAAAGAAAAAATCATTTTATCCGAAGAATTGACCAAAGATGAAATTGTGATGGTAGCGGCTGAACCTCATCCCGTCCCCGTCCGAATTGAATGGCCGGATGGTCGGATCACAGAAGAATGGGAAACTCCCCCCCCCCAAATTGATGAATTAAAAACCAAAATATTCACCATTTTGAATCAAGAAGGCCGCTCATTATTAGCTCTCAATGCCCTTTTTCAAGCGAGAGAAGCAGAAGCGAATATTGCCAAAAAAACCGTAGAAATTCGTCAACAAGAGGCGGAAGAGTTGATCTGGAAATATGCTAAATATAAAGCCTTAGCCGTTGCGGTTAATCCGTTGGGAATTTTGGATATTTTAGGGGCGTTTATTGCTGATTTAGCCTTAATTCGGGCATTAGCTCGTCTCTACGGATTACCGATTACGAATTATGAAGCGACGAAACTTTGGCGAACTATTGTGTTAAGTTCTGGGGGATTATTAGTCGGGGAAATTCTCAGCAGTTTAATCATTGGTGTGGGTAAAAGTGCGGCTGCCGTTACCAGTATGTTTGAAAATCCCACCGCTTTAACCATTTATGGAGGTGCTGCTCTTACTCAAGGCGGAATTGCTGGATATGGGACTTATGCCATCGGGAAAGCGGCGCAAACTTATTTAGAACGGGGATGCAGTTGGGGGCCTATGGGAGCTTCTACGGTAATTCAACAAATTCTCTCTCAAATAGAACCGAATACGATTATTTATCGCTTACGGCAAGATTTATCTTAG
- a CDS encoding tetratricopeptide repeat protein, whose product MKFWQKKFNLFLPALLALSITAIPQMGNAQDSAPSLEELIQLGNQAAKSKNYAQAERLFYNAVKLYPNYPAAYYNLAKALYDQGKLEEAETNYRRAILLNPEYAEAYNNLGSVLSDQGKLEEAIINFERAIHFNPQYSLAYNNLGTALHEQGHLEEAQMQYQTAIELDDTNALAYYNLGLVLRDQGKTQEAKANFDKALSINPNLPDPAQFSNKKKQ is encoded by the coding sequence ATGAAATTTTGGCAAAAAAAGTTTAATCTATTTTTACCCGCATTGTTAGCTTTATCCATAACCGCAATCCCCCAAATGGGAAATGCTCAAGACTCTGCTCCCAGTTTAGAAGAACTGATTCAACTGGGAAATCAAGCCGCCAAAAGCAAAAATTATGCTCAAGCAGAACGGCTGTTTTATAATGCGGTGAAACTTTATCCCAATTATCCCGCCGCCTATTACAATTTAGCTAAAGCACTCTATGACCAAGGAAAATTAGAAGAGGCAGAAACTAACTATAGACGAGCTATCTTACTTAATCCTGAATATGCAGAAGCTTATAATAATTTAGGCAGTGTTTTATCGGATCAAGGAAAATTAGAAGAAGCAATTATTAACTTTGAAAGAGCGATTCACTTTAATCCTCAATACTCTTTAGCTTATAATAATTTAGGAACGGCACTCCACGAACAAGGACATCTAGAAGAAGCTCAGATGCAATATCAAACGGCGATCGAGCTTGACGATACTAATGCCCTGGCTTATTATAATCTGGGTTTAGTTTTGAGAGACCAAGGAAAAACTCAAGAAGCTAAGGCAAATTTTGACAAAGCGCTTTCAATTAATCCTAACCTTCCCGATCCTGCCCAATTTAGCAATAAGAAAAAGCAATAA
- a CDS encoding YegS/Rv2252/BmrU family lipid kinase, which yields MNKEYMTRSAYLIYNPSAGQGNPDLELKLITTLLSPKFDLHVEKTTEEVSADQLAHQALEKGFKTVIAAGGDGTISATAGVLINSQVAFGILPCGTANALATTLGIPPSVEEACQTIIAGHTRIIDTALCNGKPMLLLAGVGFEADTIEGTDKQAKKNFGMLAYIFSGLKQLREFEQFETAIETDEKVINITATAVTVANAAPATSILAQGPSKVIFDDGLLDVTIVAPVNRASAVTASYHLLQTALQNEEAQRDDIGYLRTKWVKISTDPVQNVVVDGEVIGQTSIEIKCVPHSLIIFVPATRNDSPVEKLDNLPKSQIQAKTEER from the coding sequence ATCAACAAAGAGTATATGACTCGTTCAGCGTATCTAATTTATAATCCTAGTGCGGGTCAGGGTAATCCTGACCTAGAACTCAAACTCATTACCACTCTCTTATCGCCCAAATTTGACCTTCATGTCGAAAAAACGACAGAAGAGGTGAGTGCAGATCAACTCGCTCATCAAGCTCTAGAAAAAGGGTTTAAAACCGTCATTGCTGCGGGAGGTGACGGAACAATTTCGGCCACAGCAGGAGTATTAATCAATAGTCAAGTGGCTTTTGGTATTTTACCCTGTGGCACAGCTAATGCCTTAGCTACAACTTTAGGTATTCCCCCTTCCGTTGAAGAAGCCTGTCAAACCATTATAGCGGGTCATACACGCATCATTGATACAGCCCTATGTAATGGTAAACCCATGCTACTATTAGCGGGAGTCGGGTTTGAAGCGGACACGATTGAAGGGACTGATAAGCAAGCTAAAAAGAATTTTGGGATGTTAGCTTATATCTTTTCTGGACTGAAACAATTAAGAGAATTTGAGCAGTTTGAGACAGCAATTGAAACTGATGAAAAAGTTATTAATATTACAGCCACCGCCGTTACAGTAGCCAATGCTGCCCCGGCTACTTCAATTTTAGCCCAAGGCCCCTCAAAAGTGATTTTTGATGATGGATTATTAGATGTTACCATCGTTGCGCCGGTAAACCGAGCGAGTGCTGTAACCGCCTCTTATCATTTGTTGCAAACTGCTCTACAAAATGAAGAAGCTCAGAGAGATGATATTGGTTATCTTAGAACTAAATGGGTGAAAATTTCCACCGATCCGGTGCAAAATGTCGTCGTTGATGGGGAAGTTATTGGTCAAACTTCTATTGAAATTAAATGCGTTCCCCACAGTTTAATTATATTTGTGCCGGCCACTCGCAATGATTCCCCCGTTGAAAAATTAGACAATTTACCTAAGTCCCAAATTCAAGCAAAAACAGAAGAGAGGTAA
- a CDS encoding manganese catalase family protein produces the protein MFYHKKELIEKAVNIDDPNPRFAQLLLEQFGGATGELSAALQYWVQSFHTEHSGIRDMLQDIAVEEFSHLEMVGRLIEVHTKNVDQTEAFKSTLFAVRGKGPHFLDSQGSAWTAAYLNEGGDVVRDLRANIAAEAGARQTYEELIKLAPDHQTKEVLVNLLTREVSHTKMFMKALESVGKLTDPFFGNIQPDETVDIYYNLSSNGQEDQRGPWNSEPDFRYIANPSPHQK, from the coding sequence ATGTTTTATCACAAAAAAGAACTTATCGAAAAAGCCGTAAATATTGACGATCCTAACCCTCGTTTTGCTCAACTTCTTCTCGAACAATTTGGTGGCGCAACCGGAGAATTATCGGCAGCGTTGCAATACTGGGTGCAGTCTTTTCATACAGAACATTCTGGGATTAGAGATATGCTTCAAGATATTGCCGTAGAAGAATTTAGCCATTTAGAAATGGTCGGCAGATTAATCGAAGTTCATACGAAAAATGTCGATCAAACTGAAGCCTTTAAAAGCACTTTATTTGCTGTTCGAGGAAAAGGCCCTCACTTTTTAGACTCTCAAGGGTCAGCTTGGACAGCAGCTTATCTTAATGAAGGAGGAGACGTAGTTCGAGATTTACGGGCTAATATCGCCGCCGAAGCCGGGGCGCGTCAAACCTATGAAGAATTAATTAAACTCGCTCCTGATCATCAAACGAAAGAAGTTTTAGTAAACCTTTTGACGAGAGAAGTTTCTCACACTAAAATGTTTATGAAAGCTCTTGAGTCAGTGGGAAAATTAACCGATCCTTTCTTTGGTAATATTCAGCCTGATGAAACCGTAGATATTTACTATAACTTATCTTCAAATGGGCAAGAAGATCAACGGGGCCCTTGGAATTCTGAACCCGATTTCCGTTATATTGCTAATCCCTCTCCCCATCAAAAATAA